In Natrinema sp. SYSU A 869, the following proteins share a genomic window:
- a CDS encoding HTH domain-containing protein yields MSLLSTVDRTGYAMAATRILQAKNLRPTRDSISLLQALVSSPYAAARALYQLATEDESRELRPDELRYALGTLDPKQLLADLPPTVGRIVQTLLTAENRLSQRDLADRAGVSARTIRNYRNRLEAFDLIRVDETGYRLALSFQTTSERRDPVVPTVLEENQTLLDAADAFLETILPPERYGDPDDPLGGVLFWPPDPQGLLDHHRVGPWLRLAAALTAIGSARNNRAVQMGPPLEQQILSHRTT; encoded by the coding sequence ATGTCTCTTCTCTCGACGGTCGATCGAACGGGTTACGCGATGGCTGCGACGCGGATCCTGCAGGCCAAGAACCTCCGACCGACTCGAGACAGTATCTCGTTACTACAGGCGTTAGTCAGCTCGCCGTACGCTGCTGCTCGAGCACTGTACCAACTCGCCACCGAAGACGAGAGCCGAGAGCTCCGGCCAGACGAACTCCGCTATGCGTTGGGAACGCTCGACCCTAAGCAGTTGCTCGCCGATCTGCCACCGACAGTTGGCCGAATCGTTCAGACGCTTCTCACAGCCGAAAACCGCCTGTCACAGCGTGACCTCGCCGACCGAGCGGGCGTCTCAGCACGGACCATCCGGAACTATCGCAACCGGCTCGAGGCGTTCGATCTCATCCGGGTTGACGAGACTGGATACCGCCTAGCTCTATCGTTCCAGACTACTTCCGAACGCCGCGATCCCGTTGTTCCAACTGTCCTCGAGGAGAATCAGACGCTCCTCGACGCCGCCGACGCATTTCTCGAGACAATCCTCCCGCCAGAGCGATACGGTGATCCTGACGATCCACTCGGTGGTGTGCTGTTCTGGCCGCCGGACCCCCAAGGATTACTCGATCACCACCGAGTTGGTCCGTGGCTACGACTAGCAGCTGCGCTCACAGCGATAGGATCTGCCAGAAACAACCGGGCGGTGCAGATGGGCCCACCGCTCGAGCAGCAGATACTTTCTCATAGAACAACGTAG
- a CDS encoding HalOD1 output domain-containing protein yields MQPNQSLSLKIVDKVAEREGVQPEELNPPIHYAINTDALDSLYEASNSDRNPSKVEFVYKGYTVTVDSTGDVDIENRVATLDPEKTAV; encoded by the coding sequence GTGCAACCCAATCAATCACTCAGTCTGAAGATTGTAGACAAAGTCGCCGAACGTGAAGGAGTCCAACCCGAAGAGCTCAACCCACCGATCCACTACGCGATCAACACGGACGCACTTGACTCACTCTATGAAGCAAGCAACTCCGATAGGAATCCATCCAAAGTAGAATTCGTCTACAAAGGCTACACGGTGACTGTCGATAGTACAGGCGACGTGGATATCGAGAATCGTGTAGCAACCCTCGACCCTGAGAAAACCGCAGTGTGA
- a CDS encoding AbrB/MazE/SpoVT family DNA-binding domain-containing protein, whose product MGEIKKRRVGDRGQITLPKELREEFDISGGGEIEIRKESGKIVIEKPITQDDLAAGYRARADQLRDLHEEMDSVSQEADEYLGDVPKWE is encoded by the coding sequence ATGGGCGAGATAAAGAAACGACGTGTTGGCGACCGCGGGCAGATCACTCTTCCAAAGGAACTGCGCGAAGAATTTGACATTAGCGGCGGTGGCGAGATAGAAATCCGCAAAGAGTCGGGGAAAATCGTTATCGAGAAACCGATCACTCAAGACGATCTAGCGGCCGGGTATCGTGCGCGAGCCGATCAGCTTCGAGACCTCCATGAGGAGATGGATAGCGTTTCGCAAGAGGCCGACGAGTATCTCGGTGACGTCCCGAAGTGGGAATAG
- a CDS encoding SWIM zinc finger family protein, translated as MSISSSAHPLERLEPTQRTLRRAQYEAFEFELVAQGVLVRNASHAKPEDHEYLVTIKDGLPHSCPCPADEHYQGACKHRVAVAIRTSVLEAARNAQRIRELEACGLQATANPPAP; from the coding sequence ATGTCAATATCATCATCAGCACATCCGCTTGAGCGACTTGAACCGACCCAGCGGACGCTCCGACGCGCCCAGTACGAAGCCTTCGAGTTCGAACTTGTCGCGCAGGGCGTCCTTGTTCGCAACGCCAGCCATGCAAAGCCCGAGGACCACGAGTATCTGGTCACGATCAAGGACGGCTTGCCGCACAGCTGTCCGTGTCCAGCAGACGAACACTACCAAGGTGCATGCAAACATCGGGTTGCAGTCGCGATCCGAACGTCCGTTCTCGAGGCTGCACGCAACGCACAGCGGATTCGCGAACTCGAGGCCTGTGGGTTGCAGGCCACAGCGAATCCACCAGCGCCGTGA